A portion of the Panthera tigris isolate Pti1 chromosome E1, P.tigris_Pti1_mat1.1, whole genome shotgun sequence genome contains these proteins:
- the MMD gene encoding monocyte to macrophage differentiation factor isoform X5, giving the protein MRFKNRFQRFMNHRAPANGRYKPTCYEHAANCYTHAFLIVPAIVGSALLHRLSDDCWEKITAWIYGMGLCALFIVSTVFHIVSWKKSHLRTVEHCFHMCDRMVIYFFIAASYAPWLNLRELGPLASHMRWFIWLMAAGGTIYVFLYHEKYKVVELFFYLTMGFSPALVVTSMNNTDGLHELACGGLIYCLGVVFFKSDGIIPFAHAIWHLFVATAAAVHYYAIWKYLYRSPTDFMRHL; this is encoded by the exons GTTCATGAACCACCGGGCCCCAGCCAATGGCCGCTACAAACCAACCTGTTACGAACATGCTGCTAACTGTTACACGCATGCA TTCCTCATTGTTCCGGCCATTGTGGGCAGTGCCCTCCTCCATCGGCTGTCTGACGACTGCTGGGAAAAGATAACTGCATGGATTTATGGAATGGGCCTCTGTGCCCTCTTCATTGTTTCCACAGTATTTCACATTGTATCATGGAAAAAGAGCCACTTAAG GACAGTGGAACATTGTTTTCACATGTGTGATAGaatggttatttatttcttcattgctgCTTCTTACGCTCCATG gtTAAATCTCCGTGAACTTGGACCCCTGGCATCTCATATGCGTTGGTTTATCTGGCTCATGGCAGCTGGAGGAACCATTTATGTATTTCTCTACCATGAAAA GTATAAGGTGGTTGAGCTCTTTTTCTATCTCACAATGGGGTTTTCTCCAGCTTTGGTGGTGACATCAATG AATAACACTGATGGACTTCACGAACTTGCCTGTGGGGGCTTAATTTATTGCCTGGGAGTTGTGTTCTTCAAGAGTGATGGCATCATTCCATTTGCCCATGCCATCTGGCACCTGTTTGTGGCCACGGCAGCTGCGGTACATTACTATGCCATTTGGAAATACCTTTATCGCAGTCCTACAGACTTTATGCGACATTTATGA
- the MMD gene encoding monocyte to macrophage differentiation factor isoform X4: MRFKNRFQRFMNHRAPANGRYKPTCYEHAANCYTHAFLIVPAIVGSALLHRLSDDCWEKITAWIYGMGLCALFIVSTVFHIVSWKKSHLRTVEHCFHMCDRMVIYFFIAASYAPWLNLRELGPLASHMRWFIWLMAAGGTIYVFLYHEKYKVVELFFYLTMGFSPALVVTSMNNTDGLHELACGGLIYCLGVVFFKSDGIIPFAHAIWHLFVATAAAGPFQQWMSIHVCVTMVLLEGPSTRDS, from the exons GTTCATGAACCACCGGGCCCCAGCCAATGGCCGCTACAAACCAACCTGTTACGAACATGCTGCTAACTGTTACACGCATGCA TTCCTCATTGTTCCGGCCATTGTGGGCAGTGCCCTCCTCCATCGGCTGTCTGACGACTGCTGGGAAAAGATAACTGCATGGATTTATGGAATGGGCCTCTGTGCCCTCTTCATTGTTTCCACAGTATTTCACATTGTATCATGGAAAAAGAGCCACTTAAG GACAGTGGAACATTGTTTTCACATGTGTGATAGaatggttatttatttcttcattgctgCTTCTTACGCTCCATG gtTAAATCTCCGTGAACTTGGACCCCTGGCATCTCATATGCGTTGGTTTATCTGGCTCATGGCAGCTGGAGGAACCATTTATGTATTTCTCTACCATGAAAA GTATAAGGTGGTTGAGCTCTTTTTCTATCTCACAATGGGGTTTTCTCCAGCTTTGGTGGTGACATCAATG AATAACACTGATGGACTTCACGAACTTGCCTGTGGGGGCTTAATTTATTGCCTGGGAGTTGTGTTCTTCAAGAGTGATGGCATCATTCCATTTGCCCATGCCATCTGGCACCTGTTTGTGGCCACGGCAGCTGCG GGTCCCTTTCAACAGTGGATGAGCATTCATGTCTGTGTTACGATGGTATTATTGGAGGGGCCATCCACGCGAGACTCCTGA
- the MMD gene encoding monocyte to macrophage differentiation factor isoform X1: MDKLHCQFPSRTCCAMVFTEPQTVRGSSQTCSSLVLEANLALSMRDYLKLHGFMNHRAPANGRYKPTCYEHAANCYTHAFLIVPAIVGSALLHRLSDDCWEKITAWIYGMGLCALFIVSTVFHIVSWKKSHLRTVEHCFHMCDRMVIYFFIAASYAPWLNLRELGPLASHMRWFIWLMAAGGTIYVFLYHEKYKVVELFFYLTMGFSPALVVTSMNNTDGLHELACGGLIYCLGVVFFKSDGIIPFAHAIWHLFVATAAAGPFQQWMSIHVCVTMVLLEGPSTRDS; this comes from the exons ATGGACAAATTGCACTGTCAATTTCCCAGCAGAACATGTTGTGCCATGGTTTTCACTGAGCCCCAGACAGTGAGGGGCTCCTCGCAGACTTGCTCTTCGCTGGTCTTAGAAGCAAATCTGGCTCTGTCCATGAGAGACTACCTGAAGTTACATGG GTTCATGAACCACCGGGCCCCAGCCAATGGCCGCTACAAACCAACCTGTTACGAACATGCTGCTAACTGTTACACGCATGCA TTCCTCATTGTTCCGGCCATTGTGGGCAGTGCCCTCCTCCATCGGCTGTCTGACGACTGCTGGGAAAAGATAACTGCATGGATTTATGGAATGGGCCTCTGTGCCCTCTTCATTGTTTCCACAGTATTTCACATTGTATCATGGAAAAAGAGCCACTTAAG GACAGTGGAACATTGTTTTCACATGTGTGATAGaatggttatttatttcttcattgctgCTTCTTACGCTCCATG gtTAAATCTCCGTGAACTTGGACCCCTGGCATCTCATATGCGTTGGTTTATCTGGCTCATGGCAGCTGGAGGAACCATTTATGTATTTCTCTACCATGAAAA GTATAAGGTGGTTGAGCTCTTTTTCTATCTCACAATGGGGTTTTCTCCAGCTTTGGTGGTGACATCAATG AATAACACTGATGGACTTCACGAACTTGCCTGTGGGGGCTTAATTTATTGCCTGGGAGTTGTGTTCTTCAAGAGTGATGGCATCATTCCATTTGCCCATGCCATCTGGCACCTGTTTGTGGCCACGGCAGCTGCG GGTCCCTTTCAACAGTGGATGAGCATTCATGTCTGTGTTACGATGGTATTATTGGAGGGGCCATCCACGCGAGACTCCTGA
- the MMD gene encoding monocyte to macrophage differentiation factor isoform X3, whose translation MDKLHCQFPSRTCCAMVFTEPQTVRGSSQTCSSLVLEANLALSMRDYLKLHGFMNHRAPANGRYKPTCYEHAANCYTHAFLIVPAIVGSALLHRLSDDCWEKITAWIYGMGLCALFIVSTVFHIVSWKKSHLRLNLRELGPLASHMRWFIWLMAAGGTIYVFLYHEKYKVVELFFYLTMGFSPALVVTSMNNTDGLHELACGGLIYCLGVVFFKSDGIIPFAHAIWHLFVATAAAGPFQQWMSIHVCVTMVLLEGPSTRDS comes from the exons ATGGACAAATTGCACTGTCAATTTCCCAGCAGAACATGTTGTGCCATGGTTTTCACTGAGCCCCAGACAGTGAGGGGCTCCTCGCAGACTTGCTCTTCGCTGGTCTTAGAAGCAAATCTGGCTCTGTCCATGAGAGACTACCTGAAGTTACATGG GTTCATGAACCACCGGGCCCCAGCCAATGGCCGCTACAAACCAACCTGTTACGAACATGCTGCTAACTGTTACACGCATGCA TTCCTCATTGTTCCGGCCATTGTGGGCAGTGCCCTCCTCCATCGGCTGTCTGACGACTGCTGGGAAAAGATAACTGCATGGATTTATGGAATGGGCCTCTGTGCCCTCTTCATTGTTTCCACAGTATTTCACATTGTATCATGGAAAAAGAGCCACTTAAG gtTAAATCTCCGTGAACTTGGACCCCTGGCATCTCATATGCGTTGGTTTATCTGGCTCATGGCAGCTGGAGGAACCATTTATGTATTTCTCTACCATGAAAA GTATAAGGTGGTTGAGCTCTTTTTCTATCTCACAATGGGGTTTTCTCCAGCTTTGGTGGTGACATCAATG AATAACACTGATGGACTTCACGAACTTGCCTGTGGGGGCTTAATTTATTGCCTGGGAGTTGTGTTCTTCAAGAGTGATGGCATCATTCCATTTGCCCATGCCATCTGGCACCTGTTTGTGGCCACGGCAGCTGCG GGTCCCTTTCAACAGTGGATGAGCATTCATGTCTGTGTTACGATGGTATTATTGGAGGGGCCATCCACGCGAGACTCCTGA
- the MMD gene encoding monocyte to macrophage differentiation factor isoform X2 yields MDKLHCQFPSRTCCAMVFTEPQTVRGSSQTCSSLVLEANLALSMRDYLKLHGFMNHRAPANGRYKPTCYEHAANCYTHAFLIVPAIVGSALLHRLSDDCWEKITAWIYGMGLCALFIVSTVFHIVSWKKSHLRTVEHCFHMCDRMVIYFFIAASYAPWLNLRELGPLASHMRWFIWLMAAGGTIYVFLYHEKYKVVELFFYLTMGFSPALVVTSMNNTDGLHELACGGLIYCLGVVFFKSDGIIPFAHAIWHLFVATAAAVHYYAIWKYLYRSPTDFMRHL; encoded by the exons ATGGACAAATTGCACTGTCAATTTCCCAGCAGAACATGTTGTGCCATGGTTTTCACTGAGCCCCAGACAGTGAGGGGCTCCTCGCAGACTTGCTCTTCGCTGGTCTTAGAAGCAAATCTGGCTCTGTCCATGAGAGACTACCTGAAGTTACATGG GTTCATGAACCACCGGGCCCCAGCCAATGGCCGCTACAAACCAACCTGTTACGAACATGCTGCTAACTGTTACACGCATGCA TTCCTCATTGTTCCGGCCATTGTGGGCAGTGCCCTCCTCCATCGGCTGTCTGACGACTGCTGGGAAAAGATAACTGCATGGATTTATGGAATGGGCCTCTGTGCCCTCTTCATTGTTTCCACAGTATTTCACATTGTATCATGGAAAAAGAGCCACTTAAG GACAGTGGAACATTGTTTTCACATGTGTGATAGaatggttatttatttcttcattgctgCTTCTTACGCTCCATG gtTAAATCTCCGTGAACTTGGACCCCTGGCATCTCATATGCGTTGGTTTATCTGGCTCATGGCAGCTGGAGGAACCATTTATGTATTTCTCTACCATGAAAA GTATAAGGTGGTTGAGCTCTTTTTCTATCTCACAATGGGGTTTTCTCCAGCTTTGGTGGTGACATCAATG AATAACACTGATGGACTTCACGAACTTGCCTGTGGGGGCTTAATTTATTGCCTGGGAGTTGTGTTCTTCAAGAGTGATGGCATCATTCCATTTGCCCATGCCATCTGGCACCTGTTTGTGGCCACGGCAGCTGCGGTACATTACTATGCCATTTGGAAATACCTTTATCGCAGTCCTACAGACTTTATGCGACATTTATGA